The following are from one region of the Hymenobacter sp. YIM 151858-1 genome:
- a CDS encoding NmrA/HSCARG family protein — protein MSDKKIIAVFGATGAQGGGLARAILADPQSEFTVRAITRSPDSDKARELARLGAELAAADIDNPQSLDRALAGAYGAFCVTNFWEHFSPERELQQARNMAEAAKAAGVQHVIWSTLEDTRQWVPLSDNRMPTLQGHYKVPHFDAKGEANRYFSDLGVPTTFMLTAFYWENFIYFGMGVQRNNEGKLVLSLPLGDKKMACIASEDIGRCAYGIFRKGAAAIGQTIGITGGLLTGSDMAQSFSKALGQEVVYNPVPVEVYRSLGFPGADDLGNMFQFYQEFEAHFAETRREEVARELNPALQNFDKWLAQNAHRLPALSQVAEHA, from the coding sequence ATGTCAGACAAAAAAATCATTGCTGTATTTGGCGCTACCGGAGCCCAGGGCGGCGGCTTGGCTCGGGCCATCCTCGCCGATCCGCAGAGTGAGTTTACGGTACGTGCCATCACGCGGAGCCCCGACTCCGATAAGGCGCGCGAGCTGGCCCGCCTAGGTGCCGAATTGGCTGCTGCCGATATCGACAACCCGCAGAGCCTGGACCGAGCACTAGCCGGGGCTTATGGAGCGTTTTGCGTTACCAATTTCTGGGAGCATTTCTCGCCCGAGCGCGAGCTGCAGCAAGCGCGCAACATGGCCGAAGCCGCCAAAGCCGCTGGCGTGCAGCACGTCATCTGGTCGACGCTGGAAGATACGCGCCAGTGGGTGCCGCTTTCCGACAACCGCATGCCCACGCTGCAGGGCCATTACAAAGTGCCGCACTTCGATGCCAAAGGCGAGGCCAATCGTTACTTCAGCGACCTGGGCGTGCCCACTACCTTTATGCTCACCGCCTTTTACTGGGAGAACTTTATCTACTTCGGCATGGGCGTGCAGCGCAACAACGAGGGCAAGCTGGTGCTATCCTTGCCATTGGGCGACAAGAAGATGGCGTGCATTGCCTCGGAGGATATTGGCCGCTGTGCGTACGGCATCTTCAGGAAAGGCGCCGCTGCCATCGGGCAAACCATTGGCATTACCGGCGGGCTGCTCACCGGCTCGGATATGGCTCAAAGCTTCAGCAAAGCCCTAGGCCAGGAGGTAGTGTACAATCCCGTGCCGGTAGAAGTTTACCGCAGCTTGGGCTTTCCGGGCGCCGACGACCTAGGCAACATGTTCCAGTTCTACCAGGAGTTTGAAGCGCATTTTGCCGAAACGCGGCGCGAAGAAGTTGCCCGGGAGCTTAACCCGGCCTTGCAAAACTTCGACAAGTGGCTGGCGCAAAACGCACACCGTTTGCC